One Micromonospora eburnea genomic region harbors:
- a CDS encoding cupin, with amino-acid sequence MTDLSADLELGPVGQEIVYENDRVRVWHIRLEPGERQPLHRHDHPYLVIAIQGARNVVQTIDGTTIDADEPTGGVVYRDPGAVHMLTNVGDTTYLARLVELK; translated from the coding sequence ATGACCGACCTCTCCGCCGACCTCGAACTCGGTCCCGTGGGCCAGGAGATCGTCTACGAGAACGACAGGGTACGCGTCTGGCACATCCGCCTGGAGCCGGGCGAGCGGCAGCCGCTACACCGGCACGACCACCCCTACCTGGTGATCGCGATCCAGGGGGCCAGGAACGTCGTGCAGACCATCGACGGCACCACCATCGACGCCGACGAACCGACCGGCGGCGTGGTCTACCGCGACCCGGGCGCGGTGCACATGCTGACCAACGTCGGGGACACGACCTACCTGGCCCGCCTCGTCGAGCTGAAGTAG
- a CDS encoding ABC transporter permease, producing MTQLTGAPAGAAPQAARAPSRPRVRPAVIGLPAFGLVITVAAWWLVTSGLNLLPPAALPPPQAVWASMTRTSDVLLPALLRTAWMTLAGFLLSAVAGVLIGMALAASRRVERMFAPLLVAVNAVPKIAFGPLLVVAVGWGQKPILTMVFLLCFFPVVLSTATGLTTTPADLAELARALNASWWQSFRKVRLPAALPQIFVGLKVAMPLAAIGAVIGEFYSDLPGLGYQILQYNGIGEFSTAWAAIVLVALMSILLYSALSLIERLALPWVKATTSAR from the coding sequence TTGACGCAGTTGACCGGGGCCCCGGCGGGGGCGGCGCCGCAGGCCGCGCGCGCGCCGAGCCGGCCCAGGGTACGTCCGGCGGTGATCGGGCTGCCGGCGTTCGGCTTGGTGATCACGGTGGCGGCCTGGTGGCTGGTCACCTCGGGCCTGAACCTGCTCCCCCCGGCGGCGCTGCCGCCGCCGCAGGCGGTGTGGGCCTCGATGACCAGGACGTCCGACGTGCTGCTGCCGGCGCTGCTGCGCACCGCCTGGATGACGCTGGCCGGCTTCCTGCTGTCGGCGGTCGCCGGCGTACTCATCGGGATGGCCCTGGCCGCCTCCCGGCGGGTGGAGCGGATGTTCGCGCCGCTGCTGGTGGCGGTCAACGCGGTACCGAAGATCGCGTTCGGGCCGCTGCTGGTGGTCGCGGTGGGCTGGGGGCAGAAGCCCATCCTGACCATGGTGTTCCTGCTGTGCTTCTTCCCGGTCGTGCTCTCCACCGCGACCGGGCTGACCACCACGCCGGCCGACCTGGCCGAGCTGGCCCGGGCCCTGAACGCGTCGTGGTGGCAGTCGTTCCGCAAGGTACGTCTCCCGGCTGCCCTGCCGCAGATCTTCGTCGGGCTGAAGGTGGCGATGCCGCTCGCCGCGATCGGTGCCGTGATCGGGGAGTTCTACTCGGACCTGCCCGGGCTGGGCTACCAGATCCTCCAGTACAACGGCATCGGCGAGTTCTCGACGGCGTGGGCGGCGATCGTCCTGGTCGCCCTGATGAGCATCCTGCTCTATTCGGCCCTCAGCCTCATCGAACGGCTCGCCCTGCCCTGGGTCAAGGCCACCACCTCGGCCAGGTGA
- a CDS encoding GTP-binding protein: protein MDFANYDPAGASRSREIISAKIVVAGGFGVGKTTLVGAISEITPLTTEALMTAAGVGIDDPSKVPGKETTTVAMDFGRITMAQDLILYLFGTPGQTRFWFMWDEIIRGAVGAAVLVDTRRITDAFAPLDYFENRKLPYVVALNRFDGAPLYEAEEVRESLAISPDVPMVWCDARNRESVKQVLVTVVEHAMLRLQAEHERGYPASVG, encoded by the coding sequence GTGGACTTCGCGAACTATGACCCCGCGGGGGCGAGCCGCAGCCGGGAGATCATCTCCGCGAAGATCGTGGTCGCGGGTGGCTTCGGGGTGGGTAAAACCACCCTGGTCGGTGCGATCTCCGAGATCACTCCGCTGACCACCGAGGCGCTGATGACCGCGGCCGGCGTGGGCATCGACGACCCGTCGAAGGTGCCCGGCAAGGAGACCACCACGGTCGCCATGGACTTCGGCCGGATCACCATGGCCCAGGACCTGATCCTCTACCTGTTCGGCACGCCGGGCCAGACCCGCTTCTGGTTCATGTGGGACGAGATCATCAGGGGCGCGGTGGGCGCGGCCGTGCTGGTGGACACCCGCCGGATCACCGACGCGTTCGCCCCGCTCGACTACTTCGAGAACCGCAAGCTGCCGTACGTGGTGGCGCTGAACCGGTTCGACGGCGCCCCGCTGTACGAGGCGGAGGAGGTCCGCGAGTCGTTGGCGATCTCGCCGGACGTGCCGATGGTGTGGTGCGACGCCCGGAACCGCGAGTCGGTCAAGCAGGTGCTGGTGACCGTCGTCGAGCACGCCATGCTCCGTCTCCAGGCCGAGCACGAGCGCGGCTACCCGGCCTCGGTCGGCTGA
- a CDS encoding LLM class F420-dependent oxidoreductase, producing MRVTVFTEPHRGASYDDQLRFARQVEETGFEGFFRADHYRSMGDEPGLPGPTDAWLTLAALARETSRIRLGTLVTSATFRLPGPLAMQVAQVDQMSGGRVELGIGAGWYEREHSAYGIPFPPIGERFDRLTEQLQVITGLWGTPSGETYSFKGEHYQLVDAPALPEPVQRPGPPLIIGGRGPKRTPELAARYADEFNVPFKGVAETADAYQRVREACDRVGRTASGRTPLVLSTGIVVAVGRTDAEAQRRAAPLHVKSALPPEDPVVGSPAQLVDRLGEFAAIGATRAHLRLIDFADLDHLELIATEVLPQLDGTR from the coding sequence ATGCGGGTGACGGTGTTCACCGAGCCGCACCGCGGGGCCAGCTACGACGACCAGCTCCGGTTCGCCCGCCAGGTCGAGGAGACCGGCTTCGAGGGCTTCTTCCGGGCCGACCACTACCGCTCGATGGGCGACGAACCGGGGCTGCCCGGCCCCACCGACGCCTGGCTGACGCTCGCCGCGCTGGCCCGGGAGACCTCCCGGATCCGACTCGGCACCCTGGTCACCTCGGCCACCTTCCGGCTGCCCGGCCCGCTGGCCATGCAGGTGGCCCAGGTGGACCAGATGAGCGGGGGCCGGGTCGAGCTGGGCATCGGCGCCGGCTGGTACGAGCGGGAGCACAGCGCGTACGGCATCCCCTTCCCGCCCATCGGCGAACGGTTCGACCGGCTGACCGAGCAGTTGCAGGTCATCACCGGGCTGTGGGGCACCCCGTCGGGCGAGACGTACAGCTTCAAGGGCGAGCACTATCAGCTCGTCGACGCGCCCGCGCTGCCCGAGCCGGTGCAGCGGCCCGGGCCGCCACTGATCATCGGCGGGCGGGGGCCGAAGCGCACCCCCGAGCTGGCCGCCCGGTACGCCGACGAGTTCAACGTGCCGTTCAAGGGCGTCGCCGAGACCGCCGACGCGTACCAGCGGGTACGGGAGGCGTGCGACCGGGTCGGACGTACCGCGTCGGGGCGTACGCCGCTGGTGCTCTCCACCGGGATCGTGGTGGCGGTCGGGCGCACCGACGCAGAGGCGCAGCGCCGCGCCGCTCCCCTGCACGTCAAGAGCGCCCTCCCGCCGGAGGATCCGGTGGTCGGCTCCCCCGCGCAGCTCGTCGACCGGCTCGGCGAGTTCGCCGCGATCGGTGCCACCCGAGCCCACCTGCGCCTGATCGACTTCGCCGACCTCGACCACCTGGAGCTCATCGCCACCGAGGTGCTTCCCCAACTGGACGGGACCCGATGA
- a CDS encoding ABC transporter substrate-binding protein: MSPIRSASIAALASAVLATTLTGCQFGAEQEDTSPIVIAADLELSGASAPVGKVYQRALDLRVEQLNASGALGGRKIKLKVKDNRSDAAESLRNINDFSADSSVSAIIMGGCNECAVGAARTVGEKRVPTIALAASAAVTEPFTDRRYMFKLAPNAADSAAALTVELGRDKIRKVAVLHSDDSYGREGRAALGREFGKAGIKLLLAEAVRPTDTDVSGQVADLVAKKPDALIVWASSEQAALAAASARQGHFDGALYFDAAAAGDLFLGASARSTERATLIFTQTMVIDDVIATTPAKAARRQWFQDYTARFGGYHGSSSFAADAVQLIADAELRAGSAPGKVDRDALRDVLETSQLDGLSGPIRMTPDNHSGLMPQALTPLVARGGRWRLAG, translated from the coding sequence TTGAGCCCCATCCGCTCCGCGAGCATCGCGGCGCTCGCATCGGCCGTGCTGGCCACCACGCTCACCGGATGCCAGTTCGGCGCCGAGCAGGAGGACACGAGCCCGATCGTGATCGCCGCGGACCTCGAACTCTCCGGCGCCTCCGCGCCCGTCGGCAAGGTATACCAGCGGGCGCTGGACCTGAGGGTCGAGCAGTTGAACGCCTCCGGCGCACTGGGCGGCCGGAAGATTAAACTCAAGGTGAAGGACAACCGATCCGACGCCGCCGAGTCCTTGCGCAACATCAACGATTTCAGCGCCGACTCGAGCGTGAGTGCCATCATCATGGGCGGCTGCAACGAATGCGCGGTCGGTGCAGCCCGGACGGTCGGCGAGAAGCGGGTTCCGACCATCGCGCTCGCCGCGTCCGCCGCCGTCACCGAGCCGTTCACCGACCGCCGCTACATGTTCAAGCTGGCTCCGAACGCGGCCGACAGCGCCGCCGCCCTCACCGTGGAGCTGGGCCGGGACAAGATCCGCAAGGTGGCCGTGCTGCACAGCGACGACAGCTACGGCCGGGAGGGGCGCGCAGCGCTGGGGCGCGAGTTCGGCAAGGCCGGCATCAAGCTGCTCCTCGCCGAGGCGGTACGCCCGACCGACACCGACGTCAGCGGCCAGGTCGCCGATCTGGTCGCGAAGAAGCCCGATGCGCTGATCGTGTGGGCCTCGTCCGAGCAGGCCGCGCTGGCGGCCGCCAGCGCCCGGCAGGGCCACTTCGACGGCGCGCTCTACTTCGACGCGGCGGCGGCCGGTGACCTGTTCCTCGGCGCCTCGGCCCGCTCCACCGAACGGGCCACCCTGATCTTCACGCAGACCATGGTGATCGACGACGTCATCGCCACCACCCCGGCCAAGGCCGCACGCCGGCAGTGGTTCCAGGACTACACCGCCCGCTTCGGCGGCTACCACGGCTCCTCGTCGTTCGCCGCCGACGCCGTCCAGCTCATCGCGGACGCCGAGCTGCGCGCCGGCAGCGCGCCCGGCAAGGTGGACCGGGACGCCCTGCGCGACGTCCTGGAGACGTCACAGCTCGACGGGCTCTCCGGACCGATCCGGATGACCCCGGACAACCACTCCGGCCTGATGCCGCAGGCGCTGACCCCGCTGGTGGCGCGGGGCGGGCGCTGGCGGCTCGCTGGCTGA
- a CDS encoding ABC transporter ATP-binding protein — MIRLSGVSRTFDGRSGRVEAIRNIDLDVAEGEFVAVLGRSGCGKSTLLRMIAGLLPVTGGEITVGGTPITKPRRDIAMLFQRPALLPWRSVLDNVLLPVEIFGMSRAKHRDRARELLAMAGLGGFEKRLPHELSGGMQQRVSLCRSLIAAPRVMLMDEPFSALDALTREELSGELQRVHMETKATIVFVTHSIDEAVLLADRVVVLSPRPGRIRKVVEVDVPRPRTLGRHAHLADVARISADLHELLMERNAPDVPAQPDPAGTPARIGAGER, encoded by the coding sequence ATGATCCGACTGTCCGGTGTGTCCCGCACCTTCGACGGCCGCTCCGGGCGGGTCGAGGCGATACGCAACATCGACCTCGATGTGGCAGAGGGCGAATTCGTCGCCGTCCTCGGCCGTTCCGGCTGCGGCAAGTCCACCCTGCTCCGCATGATCGCCGGCCTGCTCCCGGTCACCGGGGGTGAGATCACCGTCGGCGGCACGCCGATCACCAAGCCGCGCCGCGACATCGCCATGCTGTTCCAGCGGCCGGCGCTGCTGCCCTGGCGCTCGGTGCTGGACAACGTCCTGCTTCCGGTCGAGATCTTCGGCATGAGCCGGGCGAAGCACCGCGACCGGGCCCGCGAGCTGCTGGCGATGGCCGGGCTGGGCGGCTTCGAGAAGCGCCTGCCGCACGAACTCTCCGGCGGCATGCAGCAGCGTGTGTCACTCTGCCGGTCACTGATCGCCGCACCACGCGTGATGCTGATGGACGAGCCCTTCTCGGCGCTCGACGCGCTCACCCGGGAAGAACTCTCCGGCGAACTCCAGCGGGTGCACATGGAGACGAAGGCGACCATCGTCTTCGTCACCCACTCGATCGACGAGGCGGTGCTGCTCGCCGACCGGGTGGTCGTGCTAAGCCCGCGTCCCGGCCGGATCCGCAAGGTGGTCGAGGTCGACGTACCCCGGCCGCGCACCCTGGGTCGCCACGCGCACCTGGCCGACGTGGCCCGGATCAGCGCCGACCTGCACGAGCTGCTGATGGAACGGAACGCACCGGACGTACCCGCACAGCCCGACCCGGCGGGGACGCCAGCCCGGATCGGGGCCGGGGAGCGCTGA
- a CDS encoding roadblock/LC7 domain-containing protein — MNRPAAMQDMGWLLTNFADSVAGIAHVVAVSADGLLLASSRDLPADRADQLAAITSGVVSLTEGAARMFSAGGVLQTVIEMDSGYLFLMSISDGSSMAVLAARSCDVGQVGYEMALLVERVGQALVPLPRDAVRS, encoded by the coding sequence ATGAACAGGCCAGCGGCCATGCAGGACATGGGTTGGCTGCTCACCAACTTCGCCGACAGCGTGGCGGGCATCGCCCACGTGGTGGCGGTGTCCGCGGACGGGCTGCTGCTCGCTTCCTCCCGGGACCTGCCGGCGGACCGGGCCGACCAGCTCGCCGCGATCACCTCGGGCGTGGTGAGCCTGACCGAGGGCGCCGCACGGATGTTCAGCGCCGGCGGGGTGCTCCAGACGGTCATCGAGATGGACAGCGGATACCTGTTCCTCATGTCCATCAGCGACGGCTCGTCGATGGCGGTGCTGGCCGCCCGTAGCTGCGACGTGGGACAGGTGGGTTACGAGATGGCGCTGCTGGTGGAACGGGTCGGCCAGGCCCTGGTTCCACTGCCCAGGGACGCCGTCCGGTCCTGA
- a CDS encoding DUF742 domain-containing protein — protein MEPRRDPRGALVRPYAVTRGRTEPLQNIALEAVLSCTFTQSAEARFAGHDKYRIATVCEGRAQSLAEIAAYTRMPLGVTRVLVADMVAEGLLTLHTAAPATGFQERMNLLGRVLSGLREL, from the coding sequence ATGGAACCACGGCGGGATCCGCGTGGGGCGCTGGTGCGACCGTATGCGGTCACCCGTGGCCGCACCGAGCCGTTGCAGAACATCGCGCTCGAGGCGGTGCTGTCGTGCACTTTCACCCAGTCGGCCGAAGCACGGTTCGCCGGGCACGACAAGTACCGCATTGCCACGGTCTGTGAGGGCCGGGCGCAGTCGCTGGCGGAAATCGCCGCGTATACCCGGATGCCGCTGGGTGTCACCCGGGTGCTGGTCGCCGACATGGTGGCCGAGGGCCTGCTGACGCTACACACTGCCGCTCCCGCGACGGGATTCCAGGAGCGGATGAACCTGCTTGGAAGGGTGCTAAGTGGACTTCGCGAACTATGA
- a CDS encoding ABC transporter substrate-binding protein: protein MRRLTRTVAAAALAAALALVSGCSSDSDKAEDAKGTSGALEKVTYLTSFGNFGRDSYAWVAKEKGFFKEAGFDVEIKPGQGTNGVIGAITGGQAEFGPIDLTGGILQMGNGEAKDFVAVAAIQQRTMAAIVSVEGKNIATPKDLEGKKLADTPGSVVRNLFPTYARLAGVDGSKVTWVNGQAQDLMGMLGSGSVDGIGQFVVGQPTVQAVTKKTPVMLPYSNVMQDLYGNALITSAKIAKEKPEMVKKFTTALLKGLEYSLANPQEAADILKKNVPATNPAAAAAELELMAAYVRSSNSGTAIGTLDSGRVAKSIALLQGAGALKNDLTPEQIIDFNLAPKA, encoded by the coding sequence ATGAGAAGGCTGACCCGTACGGTCGCCGCCGCCGCGCTGGCCGCCGCCCTCGCCCTGGTCTCCGGCTGCAGCAGCGATTCGGACAAGGCCGAGGACGCCAAGGGCACGAGTGGCGCGCTGGAGAAGGTGACCTACCTCACCTCGTTCGGCAACTTCGGCCGTGACTCGTACGCCTGGGTGGCGAAGGAGAAGGGCTTCTTCAAGGAGGCCGGCTTCGACGTCGAGATCAAGCCCGGCCAGGGCACCAACGGGGTCATCGGGGCCATCACCGGGGGCCAGGCCGAGTTCGGCCCGATCGACCTGACCGGTGGCATCCTGCAGATGGGCAACGGCGAGGCCAAGGACTTCGTCGCGGTGGCCGCGATCCAGCAGCGGACCATGGCCGCGATCGTCTCGGTCGAGGGCAAGAACATCGCCACCCCGAAGGACCTGGAGGGCAAGAAGCTCGCCGACACTCCCGGCTCCGTCGTGCGCAACCTCTTCCCGACGTACGCGCGGCTGGCCGGCGTGGACGGCAGCAAGGTGACCTGGGTCAACGGTCAGGCGCAGGACCTCATGGGCATGCTCGGCTCCGGCTCGGTCGACGGCATCGGCCAGTTCGTCGTCGGTCAGCCCACGGTTCAGGCGGTGACCAAGAAGACGCCGGTGATGCTGCCCTACAGCAACGTCATGCAGGACCTCTACGGCAACGCGCTGATCACCTCCGCGAAGATCGCGAAGGAGAAGCCGGAGATGGTGAAGAAGTTCACCACGGCGCTGCTCAAGGGCCTCGAGTACTCTCTGGCCAACCCGCAGGAGGCGGCGGACATCCTGAAGAAGAACGTGCCCGCCACCAACCCGGCCGCCGCCGCCGCCGAGCTTGAGCTGATGGCCGCGTACGTTCGGTCCAGCAACTCCGGCACGGCGATCGGCACGCTGGACAGCGGCCGGGTCGCCAAGAGCATCGCCCTGCTCCAGGGCGCGGGTGCGCTCAAGAACGACCTCACCCCCGAGCAGATCATCGACTTCAACCTCGCGCCGAAGGCCTGA